TATTGAGGATGGTGAATATTTTGTAAACTTCAAAGACAAAAAAATGGGCAGTTCTGCAATCCTTACTAACATGCTGCATAACAGTGGTCTCATGATTAGCGGAGAAGACGATAAAGAATTAACTGCAGGCACTTTCGTCAACGTTATTTTACTTTAAAAACCTCTATTTCTCTTCCTCCTGAGACTGGAGGGAGTTTTTCTCACAAATTCATCACAAAATACTTTTAACACACATCAATCCATATGTACAGAAAATACGCATATTTCTGTGCATTTATATTTAATATTTATGGTATAATTTTTGTGATTATGTGTTTGTTCACCTGCAGTATATTTTAATCAAAAATATTTTTACATTAATGAGAATACTATTTGCTTAGCACAGGAAGAACTTTATCTGAAAAATGAAAGGGTAAGAAATATGTTAAAAAATCTCTTAGTAGCAGCATTTGCGATGTTATTTATAGGCTGTACGGGTAATGTGATCGTAACGACACCGGAACAACTACCGAATGTACAAGGGGAGCAAAATGCAACGGAGCAAAAAGATGGTATGACTATATCGTTGTTCAGACTTGAAAACTATACAGACACTCCAAGAGCGGGCATGAGAGCGGGAAATATCTTAGAGGGTATTTTAAAAGCTAAAGGCTACACAATCATTTCACATGTAAATGATGCATCTTATTCTTTTGCTAAAGCAGCAAAAACAGCTCAAGACGATCGTGCTACGTACTTCCTATACGGCGGTGTTAGCGAATGGAGATATAAAACTGGTATAGACGGAGAACCTGCCGTAAGTATACAACTCAGTTTATACAACACAAAAACTCAAGAACTTGTTTGGAGTGCTACAGGCTCAGACAGTGACTGGGGGAATGGTTCAATAGGAACTACAGCCCAAGATCTTTTAATGGAGATGGTTGAAAAATAATGCCAACCCCGAAAAAAAGAGTTCAAGCTAAATCAATTCTGACTTTTATAAGAGAGTATATACAAAAATATGCTTATGTAGAAACATTGATTATTGTAACTCTTTATGTTGCCATGGGCTTTTTAATCAATCCTGATGATGTTTGTTTATTAGGTTATAAAGTTCCCTATCTTGTAATTTTACTTGCCGTTATTACACTGTTTCACGGTTTTGAAAACGGAATTTTTGCGGTGAGTGTCATCTCTTTGGTCATTTGGGCTTTTTATCCATCTTTTCAGTATGTCGATTTCCTCATAGCACTCTTGATGACACTTATCTTTAGCCAGTTTCATTATTATTGGACATCCAGAATTAGAGAAGCGGAAGTTGACTCAAACTACAAATCAGACAAACTGTCAGAACTTTCTCGTGCTTTTTATACACTGAAGATTTCCCATGACCAACTTGAAAAAAATTATGTTATCAAGCCTATGAGTATTCGCAACTCTATCAATCACATCATAGCTGCAAACGAAAAAATATTACTTGATGAACATGTTAAAGACAAAGAGCGTGCATATAATAAAAACTTTTTGGAACTGATTGAAAAATCTTTTAGCATGCAAAGCGGTTTACTTCTTTATCTCAAAAAGAATAAACCAAATCAAATTTTTAATGAAGAAAATGTTGACCTTATTTCGATTAATATCCAGGAATCTCTCAGTATAGAAAAAATATTTAAAAACTATCTAGTCGATAAAGCTATAGCAAGGAAGTCTCCCGTTTATGTCAGTGATGAATATGGTGAACCAACTCTTTTCACTGAAGAAGCAGACAATAAATATGTAGCTGCAATACCTGCTGTAATTAACGGGAAAGTTGTTTCTGTACTTGTTATTGAGAGAATGCCTTTTATGTTTTTTAACAGAGAAAATCTCACATCTATTACAATTTTACATGAGTATTTCTCGATCGAAAATAAAAAATCTACAATGTCCATTTCACTTGAAGGTTTTGATCTTGTTGAAGATAAAGATTTTAAATTTGAGATAGCTAGACTTAAAGATCTCAATAAAAACTTTCATGTAAACTCGGTTGTTTTAGTTTTACGTATAGATAATGAATTGCAAACTGCCAGAGTCTATCAAAAAATTGAACGTATGCTGCGTTCTCTTGATATGATAACATTAGTACATAATGAAGATTATTACTATATCACTTTACTTTTACCGCTACACGACAAAGCAGCTGCAGCAGGATTTTTAAAAAGAGTTCAAAATAATTTGACACAAGAAAAAGATCAAGATTTTGAACATATGAGTTTTGATATGAATGACTTGCCTCTTCTGTCAAAATATTATAGAGAAGATTATGGAAAATAAAGTTTTCACTCAGTTTGATCTAAACTTTTTAATAGTGCTTGTCATCCATACACTTATAAGTCTTGTAATAGCTTTTTTTCTTGCACGATATGCAAAGCAAAGATTTATCACAAACTCTTATAAAGTCAATAAAGAAGACCTTTACAGACTACAAGATGTTATGAATGAAAGTAAACTTTATAAATATCTTTTTAGAGTTTCCCTACACAAAAACAACTTTAGATCGAGTCTGCTTTATTTTTTCCTTTTTAACTTTTCTATGCCTATACTCGGTTATTTTGTCTCTATTCTTTTAGCAAGACTGATGGTAAATGTTGAGTATGAGGAAAAAGCTGCCACTACCAATATTTTAAACCTTGATGAATTCGGTATATCTTTTTTGGAAGTAGAAAGGGTCTTTGGTGAAGGCTCACTTAATGACTTAATACATAGTAAATATGCTCCAAAATCAAAAAAATTAAGAGCACTTAACGTACTCTCTGCAAATATCTCCCCTGCCAATTTGAGGATTATCAAACAAACGCTTTCAAGTACGGATGATGAGATTAGAATGTTTGGATACGCGATCATAGACAAAGCGGAAAAACATCTTGCAAAAAATATTAATCTTGAAATAGAAAAGCTCAAAGTTGCCGATGCCACTGCAAACTTAAAAGATGCAGCTGAAGCATGTAAGGAATTGGCATTTTTATACTGGGAGCTTCTCTATACAGAACTCTCACATGAAAGTCTCAACGAAGAGTTCTTGGACGAAGTTGAAAAATTTGCACTCTTAAGCCGACGCCATTATCTACTGATTTTAAATGAAATTCCGCTTGAAAGCCATGATGAACATGTAGTGATCACAACAAACCTTTCAAAACTACATCTTCTTCTCGGCAGAGTTTATATGAAAAGAGATTTATATGAGCATGCACTGACAGAGTTCATTACCGCTCAAGAATTAAGGGATGATGATACCAGTTTTGTATTACCGTATATCGCAGAAGTTTATTTTCTTACTGGTAAATACAAGATTGTTGCATCAATTCTTTCAAGGCTCAAAACTCTTGGAATTAATTCAACAATCTATCCGATCTTAGAACAATGGAAGAGAGCTTAAAGGATGTCAAATAAGATTATTTTTCCAAAAAGTGACAGTGTTGATATTATGCTTTTTTCCGAAGGGACATACCCTTATATAAAAGGTGGTGTTTCAAGTTGGATTCTTCAACTTATGAAAGGCTTGCCTGAGTTTACTTTCGGTGTTTGCTTTATCGGTGCACAAGACACTATAGACGGGAAAAAAATGAAAATCAGTTATGAATTTCCGCCTAATCTAAAACATTTGGAAGTACACTATCTTTTTGATAACAAGGACATGCCTACTCCCAAAAAAATAGAGGGAGATGAAAAAGGTTTTGAAGCTATTCATGAACTACATGCAGGCTTTAAAAAAGACAAATTTCAAATCCCGAAAATGCTACAAGATATCTCTTTTTATACTCAAGACGTCACTTTTGAAGATTTCTTATTTTCAAAAAGAGCATGGCAATTCATTGATGAAACCTATTCAAAAAACTGTCCGGATGTTCCTTTTATCGATTATTTTTGGACTCTAAGAAATATCCATAAACCGATTTGGCTTTTAGCGAATATCGTCGATAAGCTTCCTAAAACAAAAATATATCATTCCCCTTCAACAGGGTATGCAGGTTTTTTAGGTGCCCTTGCCTCTTATCATGCCAATAAACCATTTTTTCTTACGGAGCACGGTATTTATACAAGAGAAAGAAAAATAGATATGTTCTCGGCAGATTGGATTGAGTTTAAAAAACCAAGCTTACTGCAACAACCAGAAGAATACAATTACATCAAACGTATGTGGGTAAATTTCTTTGATAAGATAGGACTATTTTGTTACAATCGTTCCAATTACACTTTTTCACTTTTTTCCGGTGCTCAAAGAATCCAGATCAGTTACGGAGCAGATGAAAATAAATCTTTCGTTATCCCTAACGGTGTAGATGTTGAAGGTCTCGGTGCTACCATAAAAGAGAGACTCGAAGTACCAAAGCCTATTATTACGCTAATCGGAAGGGTTGTTCCGATTAAAGATATTAAAACATTTATCCGTGCAATCAAAATTGCTTCAATTACTATTCCTGATATAGAAGGTTGGATAGTAGGTCCTGTAGAAGAAGATATGGAATATCTTGATGAGTGTCAGCAAATGGCTATTTCTCTAGGCTTAAAGCAAAAAAAACAGATGTTTAACAACAATAAAAGCGATCTCTCTTTAGACGAACTCGTTGAACACAGAGATAAAATCAAATTTTTCGGACATAGTAACATCAAAGAGATTTTACCAAAGTCTGCCCTGCAAACACTTTCCTCTATCAGTGAAGGGATGCCTTTAGTTATTCTGGAAGGTTTTGCCGCAGGCGTTCCTTGTGTAGCAACAGATGTTGGAAGCTGCCGCGATCTGATCGAAGGCGGAATCGATGATGCAGACAAAGCTATAGGCTTAGCAGGTGCTATTACAGGGATTGCAAATCCTGAAGCTCTTGCGGATGAGTATATAAAGTTTCTCACTTTTGAAAACGGTTTATGGAAAAAAGCTCAAGAAGCAGGTCTAAACCGTGTAAAAGAATATTATAGTCAAAATGCCTTTTTACATCAGTATAAAGAACTGTATGATGAAGCAAAAGAGCTCACTTGGGAAGAGTTAAGTAAAAGAGTATGTCCTTATTACATGCCAAAACAGGTTCCTTATCCCAAAGTTATTTTACGAAGATTTCCAATTGTTAAATTTTTGACAAATCTACAAGAAAGGAGTGCATAATGGCCGGTATAGGATTTGAATTAAGAAAAATTCTACGTGAAGACAGACTTCTTTCTCTTGGAAAAGTATACGGCTATTCTGCAATACTCAGTTCGGGACCATGGGTTATTTCGATCATCGCTATTATATTAATCGGTTTTATCAACCTTTCAAACTTCGGTGAAGTAAAAGATGCTTTTAGATTTCAAGTCGTTATCACCTATGCAATTGCTTTGGCATCGAGTTTAATTATTACAGGAATCTTGCAACTGCCTTTTACCCGTTATGTTGCCGATCTGATCTTTAAACACAAAGAAAATGAGATACTACCATCTTACTTCGGTGCCATATTCTTGGCATGGGGGCTGGGTTTAATATTTATTGTACCTCTGTATATATGGGCATTTAAAGGTATGGCACCCTCTTTTATTGTAGGGACAATACTTACCTTTTTAATTTTATGCGGTGTTTGGATTTCTAGTATTTTGGCTGCGAGTTTAAAGTTTTACTCGCAGGTTGTGTGGGCATATTTACTCTCATATACTTTTATTGTAGTTGTATCTTATTCTTACGGAAATTCTATTGAAACACTTGTATATATATTTTTTATCGGAAATGCTATTTTATTTTCTGTTTTAATGGCACTTATCATCAAAAGTTACCCTTCTACAATCTTTATGAAGATAAATTTCTTTTTGGATAAAAATTTCTATTGGACACTCGCGATAGCAGGCCTTAGCTATAACCTCGGTGCATGGATCGATAAGTTTATATTTTGGTACCATCCTGCAACGGGGCATGCTATTATCGGAAAGCTTAATGCGTCTGTAGTATATGATATGCCTATCTTTCTGGCATATTTGTCTATTTTACCAGGAATGGCAATCTTTTTCTTCAGACTTGAAGCCGACTTTGCCGAAAAATACGATCTTTATTACGATTCCGTAAGAAGCGGAGGAACTCTGGGGCTTATCAAAAAATATAGAAACGACATGACATCGATTGTAAGACATGCCATCCATGAGATTTTAATGGTACAGGGAATTGTGGACATTATCCTGTTTTTAACGGCAGACAAACTCTTTGCAGCTTTAAATATTTCGACACTCTATCTTGGACTCTTTTATATTTTAACAATCGGAGCAATGTTACAATTGGCATTTATGTCCATCTTGGCAATTTTATATTATTTAGATAGGAAAAGAGCCGCTATGTGGTTGGCTATTGCATTTTTTATCCTCAATGGACTTTTGACCCTTCTATCGATAAATATGGGAACGGCGTTTTTTGGTTACGGATATACACTATCCCTTTTAATAGTTTTTGCTCTTGGACTTTTAGTTATCAGAGAAGAGATGAACAGGTTGAACTATGAAACATTTATGCTGCAGTAAACTTTTAACTCTTTTACTACTATTTGTAGTTACACTTAACGCTTCGCTCAACGACAAGAGTGCTATTGTTTATCTTGGAGAAAAGATATCATACCCTATGGTAGGGATACACAACTATATCATTGTTGATCCGAAAAAAACAAATGTATATACACACGGTTTTGATGTGTATAACAAAAAAATTTATGCCCGAATTGTACTAAACGAGATTTCAAATACCGATATATTGCTGGAAAATCTTTTAGATTTAAAACATCAAGGATTTCAAAACTTTTTTTTCGATCTACAAAAACCTGTAGATACACAGAATTTTACAAATTTTTTAGAACGATTGAAAAAAGATTGCGCCTTCAGAGATACAAAAATCATTCTTCATTCTGATGAACAAAAGGTACTTGCAATAGCATATCCGTATGTTGATACACTGTTACTCTATAATGCTTTAGAAGATCCAAACCTACAAACAAAAATTAAACTTTATAAAAACGGTTCCAAAGATATTATTGATGTGGAAACTGCTAAATCTGTGAAGCTAGGTCAAGTCATAAAACTTGGATTTATCCCATACTTAACCTCTTTAAGTATGCAGAGATACGGCACTTCCTCAAAAAATGCCTTTAAACGGGAAATTTTAATACTGATAGATGAGAGTGCTACCGATAGAATGGAATCTTCGGCTCACCAATATGGAGCGATTCCTCTGGAGTATCAAGGATATATCCAATCTATACGCAATATTCATGATGGTCTGCCTTCTCCTGATCAAATGGAGCAATACGCCGGTGTTGTGATTTGGCTTACGGTTGATTATGATTCCCCTTCGACCCTAATTTCGTGGGTGAAAGAAGTTGTTCAGAAAAAAATACCGGTAGTTTTCGCTCATTCATTCGGATTTAATGTTTCAGGAATGTACCTCAGCCAGCTTGGAATTGAGACATATGACGGTGATGAGAAAGCATCCCAAAAAATCATAGCAAAAGATTCTATGATGGACTATGAAATAAAAACACCGCTAAGTCATAGTAACTTTTATTTTCAAGCTCCTAAAAACTCTCGTGAACTTGTTACATTCCAAGACAGTAACGGACTTACATCAACAACTGCCGCTATTACACCTTGGGGTGGTTATGCAATCGATACCGCTTTCATGACTGAAGTGGATGGTGAAAATATCTGGGTCATCAACCCATTTAAATTTTTCAAAGAAGCACTTCGCCTGCAAGATATTCCGGTTCCTGATCCGACTACAGAAAATGGAAACAGACTCTTTTTCACACACGTAGACGGTGACGGTATTATGAATGGTGTAGAGTATGATTCTGAACTAGTCTCCGGTGATATTATCTACAGTGAAATTCTAAAAAAATACAACTTCCCCCATTCAATTTCTGTTATCGGTGCCGAAATCATGCCTAACGGCGTTTACCCGCAAGAATCAAAAAGACTTTTAGAATTATCATCAAAAATATATGCATTAGAGAATGTCGAACCGGCTACGCATACGTTTACTCACCCGTTTTTCTGGGGTGAGATCAAAAATGGCAACCTTATAGAGGAGTATAGACTAAAACCGCCTGCTTATAAGTTTTCACTGGATTATGAACTCTCAGGTATGCTGGAGTATATTCAAGACAATCTTCTTGAGAAAAATGCTACCAAAAAAGCACAAACTGTTTTTTGGAGCGGAGATTGTACGCCAAGAACAAATGCCCTAAAATATGTGTATCAACACCATATTTTAAATATTAATGGCGGGGATACTACTATCAATAACTCTGCACCTTGGCTTGCATTGGTTGCACCCTTTGGCTTAGAGCGTGATGAATACTACCAGATCTATACGGGTGCCCAGAATGAAAATGTCTTTACAAACGATTGGATAGGGCCGTTTTGGGGTTTTAAAAAAGTTATTCAAACTTTTAAACTCACAGATTCACCAAAACGTTTAAAACCTATTGATGTTTATTATCATCTTTATTCAGGCTCTAAAAAAGCTTCATTAAATGCCTTACGTTATGTGTTTGACTGGGTATTAGAACAAAATACGATGCCAATATTTACTTCTGAATATATTCCGAAAGTTATGGATTACTATACGGTCTCTATTGCTAAAGACAACGAAGGCCATTGGCTCTATGATGGGATGAAAGATCTAAAAACACTGAGAATTGAGAAAAAAGACGCAGGTATTGATTTACAACATTCCAAAACTTCTCTTGGCATTGAACATTTTGAAGATCATACATACATTGCACTTGATCAAAGCACAAAACATCTGTTAAAAGCTCTGCCGTCACAAACACTTAATGATGTTTATTTAATACGGGCAAACGGAAAAATTAAAAACCATATGGATACTGCGATTCACAAGGTTTATGAATTTTCATCCCACGTACCTTTGAAAATAGAATTTCATGTACCGAAGAACTGTACACTGAGTTCTATTCCTCAAAGCAATGTAAATATATCAGATCACAATATAATTAAGTTAGAATATCAATCTAGTAAAAAGGCGACTATAGATGTACGATGTCAATAATGACGAACAGGTTTATGTTGTTACTTATAAAGAGCTTCTCTTTACCCTCGTAGTCTTTATTATTATCCTTTTCGCACTCTTTCCCAAGGGAATCTTAAAAGATCAGATCTCTGCAGATAAATCAAATTACGATCTCAGTATGGTATATCTAAAAGACCTTTTAAAACATAGTCCTGATGATGAATCGCTACAGATACTATTGCTAGAGAAAAGTGTCCATGCAGGGGATATTAATACCGCAATGCAGCTCTCAAAAAAACTTCTATCTAGTGAAAATGAATATGTACGTCATAAAGCCTTATTATTTGCCTATGAAAGTAAAAAAGCAAAATATTATTCTCTTGACGATGTTGCAAAGCAAAGACCTCTGTACCCTGAACTTCAAAGACTTTTCAATACTATTTACAAAGATAAACTCTATGATACAGACATAGAAAAATGGTATAAAGAAGCGGTCTTTGCACAAAACCAGAAAGCGGCGTATTTTTTCCTGCAAAAACTTTTACAACAAGACCCTAGAAACGTAAAATATTTGACAGACGGTTACTATCTTTCACTTGATCTTTATAAGAGATCGGATTCTGTTAAATATATCACTGCCCTGGAACAATATGATTCTAACAACTCTTTAAAATGGGCAATGGATAAATATACTATTTTTATGCGTTATAAAGACTATAAAAATGCCGAGCTTCTGTTAGAACACTATGCAAAACAATCTCTTGACATGCAACTCAAGCTTGCAAATTTTTATTTGATGATTCAAAAATATGAAGATGCTTCAAATACTTATTTGGAACTTTTTTATATTACTAAAGATGAAAAGGTTAAAAAAGAGTACCTTGTTAAATCAATTAGGGCATTACAGTCAGGAAATCTGTTAAAAAAAGCTGCATTTCTCGTACACCATTATGAATCGCAATATATTCACGATCGTGATATGAGAAAGTTTTTCTTGAAAATATACTTAGCGGCAGGTGAACTTGAATACGCATCAGAATTGTCCAAAAAAATCTTAAAAAACGAGAATAAATTATGAAGAAAATAATTCTATTATTCCTTTTTACTTTGGCATCTTTACTTGCTGAGACAAACCAAGCATGCTGTACTACCGTTCAATTGACTAGCTATGTAAATACAAATAAAGATCTGAAATTTATACAAAACAATTATCCTAGTGAATGTACAACAATGGATATTAACGGTTATGTAACCGTACGATGCGGCTGTTTTGACTCAATTTCAAGTGCTCAGGAGAAACTTAAAGAGTTAAAAGTTGAATATCCTCAAGCACAACTTGTTAAAAGTTATAAATATCGTTTTGATGAGACCTGTCCAACAAATCAGGAAGTTATAGCTCCAACACAACAACAAGTACCGATGGGTAAATCGGAAGAGGAAGAATTACGCTTGATGTTACAAGTTTTTTTATATAAAACAGATCTAGAAAGCGCTTTTCAAGTTGCCCAAATAGGATATGAGCAATACCCTAATTCCTACTATTGGAATGAAAAAATGGCAACAATTTGCCAATGGACAGATCGACCTGCCCGTGCGATGAAACATCTTCAAAAAATGTATAAACTAAAATATAATCCAATAATCGAACAAAAACTGATTGATTACGGAAAAGCCACATACCAATATGAAAACATTGAACCATATGTACTCCGCAGGGTAAAAAAAGATCCTACTGAAGAAAATATTGATCTTCTAATCACAATTTACAAAAAGACAGGATTTCCTGAAAAAGTTATTGCAATTTTAGATGAAGAGTATAAAAAAACAAAAAATCCTCTGCTTCTTACAAAAGCTCTTGAACTCGCACTCGAGATGGGAGATCTCGATCTTGCAAAAGAGTATGTAGAAATTATCGAATTACATAAACCATATTCAAAAGAAAATGCTGCTCTTGTTTCCAGATATTATTACATCTTAAGAGACATCCATACAGCCTATCTATCCCTAAGCGATGTTCATAACAGCACTCTTTTAGAAGACACAAACAGTACTCAGGAAGTACAATATTTTGAGCTTAAAAGTGACCTCGGCTGGTATTTACAAAAAAATCTTCCTGCCGCACAAGCTTCAAAAATTTTGATTGATGCAGATATAGGAAGACTAGCAGATTATGAAAGGGTAGCAATTGTATACCCAGATATAAACAATACTTACGCAGCACAGGCTGTTAAAGAGGGATACATCAAATATAAACTCCCTTATATGTTTTTTAGTTACGCTAATGATGCGATCAACAAGAATAAATTTGAAGATTTAAACAAACTCTTACAAAAAATAGATGAAGAGAACTCTCCTCTTACTCAAGAAGCTATGTACTGGCTTATCAAAGCAAAAGTTTATAACTACTATAAACAGCACGATCTGGAAAAAGCTGCGTTACAGCAAGCTCTTGCGCTCTCACCATACAATACGGAAGTAAAAACTGCTCTTTTATGGCATTTTATGGAAATGAATGACGTAAACAACATAAAGTTAGTTCTCCTAGAACTTGAAGAAAAAAGTGATATCACACCTTCTCTTTACTTCTCTTTGGCATCAGCATACTTTTACATTCATAACATTGACAGAGCTTC
This window of the Sulfurimonas sp. C5 genome carries:
- a CDS encoding tetratricopeptide repeat protein yields the protein MKKIILLFLFTLASLLAETNQACCTTVQLTSYVNTNKDLKFIQNNYPSECTTMDINGYVTVRCGCFDSISSAQEKLKELKVEYPQAQLVKSYKYRFDETCPTNQEVIAPTQQQVPMGKSEEEELRLMLQVFLYKTDLESAFQVAQIGYEQYPNSYYWNEKMATICQWTDRPARAMKHLQKMYKLKYNPIIEQKLIDYGKATYQYENIEPYVLRRVKKDPTEENIDLLITIYKKTGFPEKVIAILDEEYKKTKNPLLLTKALELALEMGDLDLAKEYVEIIELHKPYSKENAALVSRYYYILRDIHTAYLSLSDVHNSTLLEDTNSTQEVQYFELKSDLGWYLQKNLPAAQASKILIDADIGRLADYERVAIVYPDINNTYAAQAVKEGYIKYKLPYMFFSYANDAINKNKFEDLNKLLQKIDEENSPLTQEAMYWLIKAKVYNYYKQHDLEKAALQQALALSPYNTEVKTALLWHFMEMNDVNNIKLVLLELEEKSDITPSLYFSLASAYFYIHNIDRASYYMSLLDYEQDIVTQTIDYRFLQAYIYQVQNRDENFQSKIREIFTILKQQRKKNLTLKTNNDHLTNYFSAAMYVMHSDPFEQELEDAKPYLKKKNYDELKYSWSMQKEAFEKSHEIYEQTVAPERWMQFSNAMVLQHHTNTENMIDWYLSELSQGDASAQAQEDGQVSLAQTINYNFFDQNSYSQNLYIQQIDLSKLRSDTLDLKLSRYIRDPLVQHYFTAKNSSYIGDDWYVLSGFGYYQNRSSDSNVLVNVPKNTYDISLGVKKLTERASIELGLLYNHDMKNYFSFFMDTSYQFSTDFRAGLEIGKNVEADESTQLYLGGKKDHVTPKLIYNILNSTSIEAKYEFSRFYSQDNVDLGKGKYFNISVNRQLRNGYPDMRIGVFYDRGIYNETSATHGIIDTLQIEPYQVLPNNFYNIGMNFSYGEMNRNLYTRVWHPYFEIYPYYNSDINDFTFGLNAGIGGKAFHQDHMNIGVSYSDSVNGIGGKILEFYINYQFMYTLSKEI
- the pelG gene encoding exopolysaccharide Pel transporter PelG — its product is MAGIGFELRKILREDRLLSLGKVYGYSAILSSGPWVISIIAIILIGFINLSNFGEVKDAFRFQVVITYAIALASSLIITGILQLPFTRYVADLIFKHKENEILPSYFGAIFLAWGLGLIFIVPLYIWAFKGMAPSFIVGTILTFLILCGVWISSILAASLKFYSQVVWAYLLSYTFIVVVSYSYGNSIETLVYIFFIGNAILFSVLMALIIKSYPSTIFMKINFFLDKNFYWTLAIAGLSYNLGAWIDKFIFWYHPATGHAIIGKLNASVVYDMPIFLAYLSILPGMAIFFFRLEADFAEKYDLYYDSVRSGGTLGLIKKYRNDMTSIVRHAIHEILMVQGIVDIILFLTADKLFAALNISTLYLGLFYILTIGAMLQLAFMSILAILYYLDRKRAAMWLAIAFFILNGLLTLLSINMGTAFFGYGYTLSLLIVFALGLLVIREEMNRLNYETFMLQ
- a CDS encoding PelD GGDEF domain-containing protein — protein: MPTPKKRVQAKSILTFIREYIQKYAYVETLIIVTLYVAMGFLINPDDVCLLGYKVPYLVILLAVITLFHGFENGIFAVSVISLVIWAFYPSFQYVDFLIALLMTLIFSQFHYYWTSRIREAEVDSNYKSDKLSELSRAFYTLKISHDQLEKNYVIKPMSIRNSINHIIAANEKILLDEHVKDKERAYNKNFLELIEKSFSMQSGLLLYLKKNKPNQIFNEENVDLISINIQESLSIEKIFKNYLVDKAIARKSPVYVSDEYGEPTLFTEEADNKYVAAIPAVINGKVVSVLVIERMPFMFFNRENLTSITILHEYFSIENKKSTMSISLEGFDLVEDKDFKFEIARLKDLNKNFHVNSVVLVLRIDNELQTARVYQKIERMLRSLDMITLVHNEDYYYITLLLPLHDKAAAAGFLKRVQNNLTQEKDQDFEHMSFDMNDLPLLSKYYREDYGK
- the pelF gene encoding GT4 family glycosyltransferase PelF — encoded protein: MSNKIIFPKSDSVDIMLFSEGTYPYIKGGVSSWILQLMKGLPEFTFGVCFIGAQDTIDGKKMKISYEFPPNLKHLEVHYLFDNKDMPTPKKIEGDEKGFEAIHELHAGFKKDKFQIPKMLQDISFYTQDVTFEDFLFSKRAWQFIDETYSKNCPDVPFIDYFWTLRNIHKPIWLLANIVDKLPKTKIYHSPSTGYAGFLGALASYHANKPFFLTEHGIYTRERKIDMFSADWIEFKKPSLLQQPEEYNYIKRMWVNFFDKIGLFCYNRSNYTFSLFSGAQRIQISYGADENKSFVIPNGVDVEGLGATIKERLEVPKPIITLIGRVVPIKDIKTFIRAIKIASITIPDIEGWIVGPVEEDMEYLDECQQMAISLGLKQKKQMFNNNKSDLSLDELVEHRDKIKFFGHSNIKEILPKSALQTLSSISEGMPLVILEGFAAGVPCVATDVGSCRDLIEGGIDDADKAIGLAGAITGIANPEALADEYIKFLTFENGLWKKAQEAGLNRVKEYYSQNAFLHQYKELYDEAKELTWEELSKRVCPYYMPKQVPYPKVILRRFPIVKFLTNLQERSA